In Pseudoalteromonas aliena SW19, the genomic stretch CATTATAGGGAGATCCGAGCGGGGGTCAATGTTTTATTTCAGCTTTTTAACAATTAAATGAATTTAGTATAAAAGCTATACAAATAAGGAGCTAAAAGGAAATTTCAGCTCAAATATCAGGCTAAACATGATGCATCTACTATATATAAGGCGTACTTATAGCCCATAAACCAATTCCACTACTATAATACCTACAAATAATGTAAAGCGGCTTTGTCTAATTTTAAGTGTCCTCACTTTGTTTTATGAAAAATAGCACTCTCGTATTACTAATATAACCTGAACTCTGGATAATAAATCTATCTCGAGCAGCTATTTTCAGCGCTAACTGCGTTGAATTTACTTGCAATAGGCCCGCTATTGACGCGTAAATTCGCCTTGTTTTCACTGAAAATCTCTGGCTAGAGAAAATGAATTTAAATATCACCATAATTCAATGCGTTAGTGAATCTCTTAACCAGAGATCAGGTTAAATACTATTATTCTATTTGAGTCCATTTAAAAGCAAAGGCTGCTAATATTTAGATGATACGATCGGGGGCAATAATAAAAATGAAAATACCGATAAAAAATCCGTTTATAGTGAGTTAAAAATAAAACCCAAATTTCAGACATAAAAAAACCCCGACCAATTTGGTCGGGGTTATAAAAAGTGGTACCAGCGGGCGGACTCGAACCGCCACTCCTTTCGGAAGGGGATTTTGAATCCCCCATGTCTACCAATTTCATCACGCTGGCATAATTTTTCTTTGAACTTCTAAGTAGTAGAAGATAAAGAAAAACCACTTTAGAGCTAAGGATTATTTATTTGCCTTCGTCTCTATGCTAAGCATTATACAAACAATAAGGTTGGCAGCAAGCGTTTTATCGCATTACGACAATCAACCGCTTAACATTTGAGCAATCATTAACATTTAAAGATAAGCATACGCATAGGTGTTGCTGCAACGTCTATAGATCCTAGTATTTATGAGCTTATTTGCTAAACTAGCGCGCATATTAATAGTGAGAGTGTATTTATGTCAGGTGAGTTTTCTCGTGCAAGTTTTTGGCGGCGTTTTGCGTCTTTGATTTACGACGCTTTAGTTGTAATTTCCTTATCTATGCTTACGGCTATACTTTACTTTGCGGTAATTCAGGGCTTAATTGCATTAGACTTTATTGCTCAGACGGATGATCCTGCTGCTTTTATCCAAGACTCGCCACTGCTATACGGAATTAGAAGTGCGCTATTTGTAGGTATTAACGTTTTCTTTTTTGCATATTTTTGGACTAAAAGCGGCCAAACTATTGGAATGCGCGCATGGCGTTTAAAAGTACAAACGCTCGAAGGTAATCTTATTAGCTGGCCTCAAGCAATTGTACGCTGCGTAAGCTCCTTGCTTGGTTTGGGTAATTTAGTCGTGTTAGTTGATTTAAAAAATAAAAAAGCATTACAAGATTATGTATCTAAAACTGAAGTTATTGCATTAACAAAAGAAGAGAACAAACGTGTTTATCGAGAGCTTGATTAATCTCAACAGTGGGGTTAAACAAATATTAAAAAGCGTGACAATTTGATTTGGTCACGCTTTTTTTGTTTAGGCGAAATGCTCTGCTATATATCAAACATTAGACTCGTTTATTCATTAAGTAAGTTGCAAAACCTATAAATATGATACTTGGCAATACGGCCCCCACAAAGGCAGGAATTTGATAAACCATTACCACAGGGCCAAATATTTCATTTGTTAAATGAAATACAATACCAGTTACAACTCCCATAATGATGCGAGCCCCCATGGTAACCGTGCGCAGTGGACCGAATATAAACGACAGTGCTACAAGTAACATTACAGCTATAGATATTGGCTGCATAAGCTTACGCCAAAGCGCTAGTTCATAAGTACTTGTATCTTGCTCATTCTGTTTTAAATAACCTAAATACGACCATAAACCAGAAAACGATAACGATTCAGGTTTTACCGATACAACTCCTAATTTTTCGGCGGTTAATTGTGAAGCGTAAAACTCTTCAGCAACTTGTTC encodes the following:
- a CDS encoding RDD family protein → MSGEFSRASFWRRFASLIYDALVVISLSMLTAILYFAVIQGLIALDFIAQTDDPAAFIQDSPLLYGIRSALFVGINVFFFAYFWTKSGQTIGMRAWRLKVQTLEGNLISWPQAIVRCVSSLLGLGNLVVLVDLKNKKALQDYVSKTEVIALTKEENKRVYRELD